The Geitlerinema sp. PCC 9228 genomic sequence CGACACGCCTGCCATGAAAGAAGCGATCGAACAAAGCATGAATTCCATTCAAAACACAGCTGAATCCGTTTATAAATTAGAATCGAAAACCGGTTCTACCTCTGCAGAACGCCTACAAGAATTACAAAAAATCGTTCGCGAAATGGGAAACGAAGCCCAAAAAATAGAACGCGCCTATCAAGACTTAGCCAATCAATTTTATCAAGCCCTTCAAGCCAGTAACGAACACTTCTGGGAATATTTAGAACAAGTCAATGCCACCTGTACCAACAATATCCAAGAAGTAGACCGGAGTACCACTGATTTCTGCAACCAACTCCACGAAACTTCCTATGGTTTAATCAATGCAGCCAATCGTTTGGTTGCTGCTGCCGACCAATTGAGCGATCGCGACAATAGGAGCTAGTAAAGCAATGAACGATCTATTTGAAAGCGAAATCAACGACGAAATTATCGAAGAACAGGATACCGGCATTTGGTTATCAATTGGGGATTTAATGTCGGGATTGTTAATGTTTTTCGCCCTACTATTTGTTACCGCCATGGTCCAAGTAAGGGAAACCCAAGAAGAACTCCAAAAATCCCAAAAAGAACTGCAAAAATACCAAGAAGCCTTTAACAACTTACCTCTGGTAATCCTCAATACTTTCCAACAAGAACTGCCCCCAGGAACAGAAGTCAAAGTCGATCCCAAAACAGGAGATGTGAATATTCCTACAGCCGTCTTATTCGACCAAAACAGCGCCGAACTCAACCCCCAAGGAAAGAAATTTCTGCAACAGCTCATTCCCGTTTACAGTCGAATCATCTTTTCCCGAGAAGAATTCCAAGATGCTGTTCGACACGTTATTGTTGAAGGTCACACCAGTTCCGAAGGAGAACAAGATTTCAACTTAAGGTTAAGCTTGCAGCGAGCAGCCGCCGTTACTGACTACATATCATCGGAGTTGGAATTTGCTACCAAGTCGCAATTCCAGCAAAAATTGCTAGCGGCAGGGAGAGGAGAACAAGACGCAGACCCCAAAACCGACAATCCCAACGACCGCAAGGTGGTGTTTCGCTTTCAACTGCGGCGTGTCAACCTACAGAATTTTTTGACGACTCCCTAAATCTCTCTTCTCCCGGGAACCAGTGATTGTAGAGATAGATATTGCTCTTTACTACAGATATTTCCCTGAAGGCTTCCCCCCCTTGCTCCATTTCAGCTCTGCCATCCATCACGCTGCG encodes the following:
- a CDS encoding OmpA family protein, yielding MNDLFESEINDEIIEEQDTGIWLSIGDLMSGLLMFFALLFVTAMVQVRETQEELQKSQKELQKYQEAFNNLPLVILNTFQQELPPGTEVKVDPKTGDVNIPTAVLFDQNSAELNPQGKKFLQQLIPVYSRIIFSREEFQDAVRHVIVEGHTSSEGEQDFNLRLSLQRAAAVTDYISSELEFATKSQFQQKLLAAGRGEQDADPKTDNPNDRKVVFRFQLRRVNLQNFLTTP